A stretch of the Lolium perenne isolate Kyuss_39 chromosome 3, Kyuss_2.0, whole genome shotgun sequence genome encodes the following:
- the LOC127345312 gene encoding probable glutamate carboxypeptidase LAMP1: protein MLPPHVEDDHFARTPLIARPLPLPRRAAARLHPLPLLVAAAAFATYYHLLVAPAPSYYHSLFLSLGSNETAAAHLRALTARPHLAGTEANALAADHVVSTLSSLCSFPTRVTPYSVLLSYPAHRSLSLSAPGRAATAFALVQDAYAGDPYAAASAEAVPTFLAYAASGSAAAEAVYANYGRAEDYAYLASRGVNVTGKVAVARYGEVFRGDKVKNARVAGAAAALIYTDFKDYTAPGKAFPDGPWMPPTGVQVGSAFKGVGDPTTPMWASSEGCERVSIAEAMATDDMPGIPALPVSGRDGEEILQLIGGDVAPEDWQGGEGAPVYRLGPGPAVLNLTYTGNETMATIQNVIAVIEGKEEPDRYVILGNHRDAWTFGAADPSSGTAALLELAQRFSKLQSKGWRPRRTIILCNWDAEEYGLIGSTEWVEENRAILTSRTVAYLNVDIGVCNSGLDVLATPQLDELLKQASKQVQNPDNGTESLYDMWMASDSSLIGRLGSGGSDHFAFVQHIGIPSVSMSVGSDYAVYHSLYDDFTWMEKYGDPMFRRHVAVASMWGLLALRLSDDEILPFNYGSYVAELEKGAVGINKSVLGMPVSLSPLQKSIKEFDKAVLKVDSELKALQTWNVWSPWRNNPLRVRDLNDRLMMTERAFTEREGQSGRPWRKHMIYGPSLHNDYGAEVYPGVDDAIQTAKRTNTSLSWQSVQHEIHRIARVISQAALVLSGGLT from the exons ATGCTGCCTCCCCACGTCGAAGACGACCACTTCGCGCGGACACCGCTCATCGCCCGCCcccttcctcttcctcgccgGGCCGCCGCGAGGCTCCACCCGCTCCCTCTCCTCGTCGCCGCCGCGGCCTTCGCCACCTACTACCACCTCCTCGTCGCGCCCGCGCCGTCGTACTACcactccctcttcctctccctggGTTCCAACGAGACCGCCGCCGCGCACCTGCGCGCGCTCACCGCCCGTCCCCACCTCGCGGGCACCGAGGCCAACGCCCTCGCCGCCGACCACGTCGTCTCGACGCTCTCCTCCCTCTGCTCCTTCCCCACCCGCGTCACGCCCTACTCCGTCCTCCTCTCCTACCCCGCCCAccgctccctctccctctccgcgccaggccgcgccgccaccgcctTCGCGCTGGTGCAGGACGCCTACGCCGGCGACCCCTACGCCGCGGCCTCGGCGGAGGCCGTCCCCACCTTCCTCGCGTACGCCGCGTCCGGCTCGGCCGCCGCCGAGGCCGTCTACGCCAACTACGGCCGCGCCGAGGACTACGCCTACCTCGCCTCCCGCGGCGTGAACGTCACGGGGAAGGTCGCAGTCGCGCGCTACGGCGAGGTGTTTCGTGGCGACAAAGTGAAAAACGCCCGTGTCGCTGGCGCCGCGGCGGCGCTCATATACACTGATTTCAAGGACTACACGGCGCCGGGGAAGGCCTTTCCTGATGGGCCGTGGATGCCGCCGACCGGCGTGCAGGTCGGGAGCGCGTTCAAGGGGGTGGGGGACCCCACGACGCCGATGTGGGCGTCGTCGGAAGGGTGCGAGCGCGTGAGCATCGCGGAGGCGATGGCCACGGACGACATGCCCGGGATACCGGCGCTGCCGGTGTCGGGGAGGGACGGGGAGGAGATACTGCAGCTCATCGGCGGAGATGTCGCTCCAGAGGATTGGCAAGGCGGCGAGGGCGCGCCGGTTTACCGTCTCGGACCCGGGCCGGCGGTGCTCAATCTGACCTATACA GGGAATGAGACGATGGCAACTATTCAGAATGTTATTGCAGTGATTGAGGGAAAAGAAGAACCTGATAG GTATGTTATCCTTGGCAACCATCGTGATGCATGGACATTTGGGGCAGCTGACCCTAGCAGTGGAACGGCAGCCTTGCTTGAG CTAGCTCAAAGGTTCTCTAAGCTGCAAAGCAAGGGTTGGAGACCTCGACGGACCATCATCTTGTGTAACTGGGATGCCGAAGAGTACGGATTG ATTGGATCCACTGAATGGGTTGAAGAGAACAGGGCAATCTTAACTTCGAGAACTGTTGCTTACCTGAATGTTGATATTGGGGTGTGTAATTCTGGACTTGACGTACTAGCCACTCCTCAACTTGATGAGTTGCTTAAGCAAGCGAGTAAACAG GTTCAAAATCCCGATAACGGAACAGAAAGTCTGTATGACATGTGGATGGCTTCTGACAGTTCTTTG ATTGGTAGGTTAGGAAGCGGAGGATCAGATCATTTTGCCTTTGTTCAACATATTGGCATTCCTTCAGTTAGTATGTCTGTTGGGTCAG ATTATGCTGTGTACCATAGCCTGTACGATGACTTCACATGGATGGAAAAGTATGGAGATCCCATGTTCCGCAGGCATGTCGCAG TGGCAAGCATGTGGGGGCTTCTTGCGTTGAGGCTTTCAGATGATGAGATCCTACCCTTCAACTACGGCTCTTATGTTGCAGAGCTTGAG AAAGGTGCCGTGGGTATAAACAAGAGTGTACTAGGAATGCCTGTCAGCTTATCTCCCCTCCAAAAGTCAATCAAAGAGTTCGACAAGGCAGTTCTAAAAGTGGATTCTGAACTTAAG GCTCTACAAACGTGGAATGTTTGGTCGCCTTGGAGAAACAATCCATTGAGAGTAAGAGATCTCAATGACCGGTTGATGATGACCGAACGGGCGTTCACAGAGCGGGAAGGACAGTCCGGGAGACCTTGGCGCAAACACATG ATTTATGGACCTTCACTGCACAACGATTATGGGGCGGAAGTCTAtccgggtgttgatgatgccatccaGACAGCGAAGAGAACAAATACTTCGTTGTCCTGGCAGTCTGTACAACATGAGATTCACAGGATTGCTAGAGTCATCAGCCAGGCGGCGTTAGTCCTAAGTGGAGGTTTAACATGA